The Glycine max cultivar Williams 82 chromosome 3, Glycine_max_v4.0, whole genome shotgun sequence sequence cctgatgcagtgaagttatgcaatgcatgtaatttggtgtttttgatagatagtatctacaaaacaaataggtacaaactcctactacttgactttgttggtgtgacaccaacagggatgacattctctgctggttTCACATATCTAGAGGGTGAATGTGTTAATAATGTGGTGTGGGCTTTAGAACGGTTTCGAGGTATATTTCTAAGACGTGATGCCCTCCCTAGAGTTATTGtgactgacagagacctagcattgatgaatgcagtgtaTTCCCTGAGTGTACAtacttgttgtgcaggttttCATCGACAAGACTGTCAAGGCAATATGTAAATCTCTAATTGGTCAAAAAAATGCTTGGGAGTATGTCATGGATGCCTGGGGAAGTCTGGTTGATTGTCCTTCGGAATGACAGTTCAATGAATgccttaagaagtttgaaattgcttgttcaccttggccaatgtttgttgactatgttaacgaaacatggataatcccccacaaggaaaaatttgttacagcctggacgaataaggtgatgcacttaggaaacacaacaacaaataggTATGAAAATGTTAAAGTTTTTCTATTAGGGTTGATGAATTGAtggattttaattattgtatttgtttattgttttgtgtatttcaaatgtagggttgaatttGCTCGTTGGGCTTTAAAAACAATATTacagaatagccttggagacttatgtagtgtttgggatgccatgaacagcATGATCAGTACACATGTGAGCTATCTAAACATActaaaattaaagcatcctttgaaacaagtacacatgtggttagacatgtttttaaagttaccttatacaagaggcttcttggcaTTGTTTCTAGGTATGTTTTAAATCATATTGCTGCTGAGTTTGAGCGTATACATTATGCGGCTAAGAATCcttcttcttgtggttgtgtcaTGAGAACTACACACGGTCTTCCTTATGCATGTGAGCTATCTAAATATGTTATTGGTAGCATCCCACTAGATTCAATCAATATGTTTTGAAGGAGACTgagtttttcagaccaagggttatctgagccccAAGTGACCATAAAGGAAGAGATGAAAACCATATGTAAAAGATTTGAGGAACTTGATGCTTGTGGTAAAGTaactctaaagagtaaactttGGGAAATTGCATACCTTGATCAAAActctatgtgtcctcctccagaaaaggtcaacactaaaggtgcacagAAGAAACTGACGAACAAAAACCAAAGAtcaacaaagcgtgatccgtcttactgggagtatgttaaTGCTTTACATTttgtgcaaaatagtaattcttcagTGAAGCGTAGTGCCTCATCTTCTGATCAGTCGATTCCAAGAAGGACCatgccgatgttggatcaatttaaGCCATTTATACACGATTTCATTAACAACATTGTGGATGTCAAAGCTGACGGTAACTATGGATATCGCTCGATTGTCACTgtattaggtatgggtgaagattcTTGGTCCTTGGTGGGCAaccatttgcttaaagaacttggcaaatgGTCAGATGACTATATCAAGCTCTTCGGTGGCACAAaaagatttgaggaattaaggaggtccctacttgtGGATAAGTTATCCATggtatgtaatttttgttttgctttttaagaattaactttaaataactttgatatgtatatttgtttgatttaggTTACTGTGGATAAGTGGACGGATATAACCGAGatgggatatgtcattgcatcaaggtataatgtaatccttgtatcattgtcccgacaacaaagcatgacgttcttttctcttagaagtcaaccaccaataGATTCTTCTGTGCATCACATAATATGTATCGGTCACGtctatgacaatcattttgttcaggtacattaaAGATagataatcatatttttaaatttatgcaatCATTTGTGTTCTATTGATGTAATATTGTTTGtgcatgtacaacaggtttttttataagattgttGTCCTTTACCGCCTCTAGCATTGTTAGGGTCTAGGAATTGTCATCCTCAGGTAAAGCAGTGgccaactccatatattagtagaatgtaGCAGTACAGAAGCTTCATGATGTTGAAAAGACACTATGTTGACATAATTGAAGACTTAACATGTAGCTTCTAATGCCTTTGTAATGTCCTAcatgaatatataattgttacaCTACAAACTCATATTATTGTCAGTAGGTTTgttatgttaaatttaattGGCAAACGTGTAGAACTTATGGATATATTGTTACGTCATTAATAGGAATACCTAGTACATTTAACGGTTacgtaatttaaaataatttgttaacgTTAACCCTAATATTTAGATGAataaacatagaataaaaattataaacaaaaataagttaaCATTTACAAAATGTTCGAGAAAACCAAAATGTTGTcaaatacaagaaaattataaacatcgtcgaaatatgaaaatataaaatggatGACATCTATGGTTGATCCGTGCACCACCTTCGTCACGACCTGACATAAACATTGTCATCTGGTGTGACACCCTTAGCGATCCTTTATGCAGTCTTCCATGACCTCGTGTATTTCTGTGCCTGCAGTGACTATCCTTAGGTTGAGCAGACGCTCCAACCTTTCTATGATCGCTTGGCAAGCCTCCTATGCCATTGAAAACACAACCCATATAGTATTACAATAAGTGAACTAGATGACATTTGCTAAAACATTAAAGCAACATTACTTACCACTACATGTCTAGGTTGCTCCACATCAGAAGGGGCATGTGTCGGTGCTGCTGCTGGTGCCACTGGGACCCCAGGGATATGTGGCTCCACATATGTGTCATCCAGCGTCACTGGTGGATGTCTGGGCGGATCAACAGGTTGTGCCAGTGTCATGAAGGATGAGAAATCATGAAgaaccactccatgtaatcGGATGCACACTATCCTGGCACAACACAAATTTACCCCACTGCTGCAAGATAGTTAGAGTAATGTATCCACCTGTCGTCAATATCTTCAAATGATAACATGGAAGTCGTAGTCTATGGAGGAATGGTCTGAATGTATCCAAATTGCCGCACCACCCTCTCTGGTTAGTGTCTGGCCACAACGGGACCCCATCGTAGATGACCTAAAAAGCATGAAATCAAATCAAGTCCCGCACTCCAAGGTGCTCACCGTAAGGCATCCAACAAACATCAGGAATCGTCAGTCCATTTAGACGTTTCCTGTATGTCGATGAACGTAATGACTTCAAAGAAGCCTTCGTAGCAATCTACCAGTAGACACGTGGTAAGATCTCATCATAGTTTGGATAAGTCAAACACTCAGCAACTGAGGGAAAATGCTCATATATCCAACACCACAAAGATTACatcaaaataatacaaatttcaaatgaacaatttaaaaacatatttaaaacatagtccaaattaacatattaaaaacatattaattaccTATAATAGAGTGATGTAACCAGCAAGCTGTCGGTTGCCGCTCTCACAAGCatcattcaaatgatcatacatATGCACTAGGGTggcagctccccatgcatacCTTCCACTCTGACTCAAGTCTCAGAAAGCatctaaaaaaaacaacatgaaCATGTgctgcactcttgttagcaaaaagagtgcaacctaaCAAATGCAGCAGATTGGCACGAGCTGCAACAGTCCAATGTTTGGCCTCACATCTGCTCTGATAAATATTTTGTAGCCACGATAGGCGTACGTATGCCCC is a genomic window containing:
- the LOC102669871 gene encoding uncharacterized protein; this encodes MDYDSIISEEVDMNDQNEQECGMNEQHVDCSDVFGTRDDVLQWAQSVAHVNRFVAVIMSSDTNTGMTFSAGFTYLEGECVNNVVWALERFRGFHRQDCQGNMVEFARWALKTILQNSLGDLCSVWDAMNSMISTHRLLGIVSRYVLNHIAAEFERIHYAAKNPSSCGCVMRTTHGLPYAYQGLSEPQVTIKEEMKTICKRFEELDACGKVTLKSKLWEIAYLDQNSMCPPPEKVNTKGAQKKLTNKNQRSTKRDPSYWEYVNALHFVQNSNSSVKRSASSSDQSIPRRTMPMLDQFKPFIHDFINNIVDVKADGNYGYRSIVTVLGMGEDSWSLVGNHLLKELGKWSDDYIKLFGGTKRFEELRRSLLVDKLSMVTVDKWTDITEMGYVIASRFFYKIVVLYRL